A single window of Electrophorus electricus isolate fEleEle1 chromosome 16, fEleEle1.pri, whole genome shotgun sequence DNA harbors:
- the metap1d gene encoding methionine aminopeptidase 1D, mitochondrial, whose amino-acid sequence MAAPCAARGVFRSGLRSGSPALLQWPARLLRHQGCLPTAQSPLCRPFFWRRWTSSHRVVQPAVVRPPYSVPKHIQKPDYVSSITVPEWPDFTELKDEEQIKGLRRACQLARHILLFAGNSLKVGMTTDEIDFIVHQETIKHNAYPSPLLYGGFPKSVCTSVNNVVCHGIPDSRQLQDGDIINIDVTVYLEGYHGDTSETFLIGSVDEQGRKLVDVAKQCRDRAIAACGPGRALCVIGNTISEIASSNGFSVCPYFIGHGIGSYFHGYPEVWHHANDNDLQMEEGMAFTIEPIVMEGTSEFRVLGDKWTAVSVDDKRSAQFEHTVVITSDGVEILTKLPDED is encoded by the exons ATGGCGGCGCCCTGTGCAGCAAGGGGCGTGTTTCGATCAG GGCTGCGGTCAGGCAGCCCGGCGCTCCTGCAGTGGCCCGCACGGTTGCTCAGGCACCAGGGGTGCCTGCCCACTGCCCAGAGCCCGCTTTGCCGACCCTTCTTCTGGAGGAGGTGGACGAGCTCCCACCGCGTGGTCCAGCCAGCTGTGGTGCGGCCGCCTTACTCCGTGCCCAAG cacatcCAGAAGCCAGACTACGTGTCCTCCATCACTGTGCCCGAGTGGCCCGATTTCACAGAGCTGAAGGATGAGGAGCAGATAAAAGGTTTGAGGAGGGCGTGCCAGCTGGCCAGACACATTCTCCTGTTTGCTGGAAACAGCCTCAAG GTTGGCATGACGACAGACGAAATTGACTTCATTGTACACCAGGAGACCATTAAACACAACGCCTACCCCTCGCCCCTGCTTTACGGCGGCTTCCCCAAGTCTGTCTGCACGTCCGTAAACAACGTGGTTTGTCACGGCATACCAGACAG CCGGCAACTTCAAGATGGTGATATCATTAATATAGACGTTACA GTATACCTGgagggttaccatggagacacCTCGGAGACGTTTCTGATTGGTTCGGTGGACGAACAAGGCAGGAAGCTGGTGGATGTGGCAAAGCAGTGTAGAGACAGGGCCATCGCAGCCTGTGGACCAGGACGAGCCCTGTGCGTCATCGGCAACACCATTAG TGAAATTGCCAGCTCCAACGGCTTTTCCGTCTGTCCGTACTTCATCGGCCATGGGATCGGGTCGTATTTCCATGGTTACCCAGAGGTATGGCATCACG CTAATGACAATGACTTACAGATGGAGGAGGGCATGGCCTTTACAAtag aaccCATCGTAATGGAGGGAACCTCAGAATTCCGGGTCCTCGGCGACAAATGGACAGCGGTCTCCGTAGACGACAAAAG ATCGGCGCAGTTTGAGCACACGGTCGTTATCACCTCTGACGGTGTGGAGATTCTGACCAAACTGCCAGACGAAGACTGA
- the dis3 gene encoding exosome complex exonuclease RRP44, which translates to MLKSKTFVKKTRSGGVLKIVREHYLRDDIWCGSEVCTECKDDSPVLQRDAFIQSRLCTYPHYLIPDTNVVLHQIDILEDPVMRNVVILQTVLQEVRHRSAPVYKRIKDAIHEKEKHFYTFTNEHHRETFVEREQGESANDRNDRAIRVAALWYNQHLRKAPCAGELRVVLLTNDQANKEKATEDGLLAYRCEEYIKSLIGNPELVDRLALTSNEQNEITGGRVLFPEHLPLSRIQTGIKNGTFLQGTFRANRDNYLEATVFVHGEGEDGTEVLLQGLQNLNRAVHQDIVAVELFPRERWAAPSAAVLEDDHANDEDAEEEEAEKLESPALETSMLKPTGRVVGIIKRNWRPFCGMLTQSQIKEATRHLFTPADRHIPRIRIETRQASALVGHRIIVAIDGWPRNSRYPNGHFVRNLGGAGDKETETEVLLLEHDVPHQPFSKAVLSFLPRMPWAITEEDLKVRADLRHLCVCSVDPPGCTDIDDALHCRELDNGNLEVGVHIADVSHFIRPGNALDQEAANRGTTVYLCGKRIDMVPELLSSDLCSLRSNVDRLAFSCVWEMNRNAEIIRTHFTKSVINSKASLTYAEAQMRIDDATMNDDITNSLRGLNALAKILKGRRIEKGALTLSSPEVRFHMDSETHDPIDLQTKELKDTNSMVEEFMLLANISVAQKIYEEFSECALLRKHPAPPLSNYDILVKAAKSRDLEIHTDSAKALADSLNAAVLGGFPYFNTLLRILATRCMMQAIYFCSGMDSDFRHYGLASPIYTHFTSPIRRYSDIIVHRLLAVAINADGTYPDLMDKHKQSTLCNNLNYRHKMAQYAQRASVAFHTQLFFKNKGILNEEGFILFVRKNAIIILIAKFGLEGTVFFKNKGKPGPKLSFDSEGPSLTVEDQHTFHMFDKVKVTVTLDASNIQHQKIRMALVEPVIAGVSVAWPEPAAKKPKLDR; encoded by the exons ATGTTAAAGTCCAAAACCTTTGTTAAAAAGACCCGTTCAGGTGGCGTGCTGAAGATAGTACGTGAACACTATCTGCGAGACGACATTTGGTGTGGCAGTGAAGTTTGTACAGAGTGCAAAGATGACTCCCCGGTGCTGCAGAGAGATGCTTTCATCCAGAGTCGTCTCTGCACGTACCCTCACTACTTAATCCCAGACACCAATGTGGTGCTACACCAG ATTGATATTCTCGAGGACCCCGTGATGAGGAACGTGGTTATCCTTCAGACGGTTTTACAGGAGGTTAGACACAGGAGCGCCCCAGTTTACAAACGGATCAAAGACGCCATTCATGAGAAGGAGAAACATTTTTACACGTTTACCAACGAGCATCACAG GGAGACGTTCGTCGAGCGGGAGCAGGGAGAGAGCGCCAACGACCGCAACGACCGAGCCATCCGTGTGGCTGCCTTGTGGTACAACCAACACCTGCGCAAAGCTCCGTGTGCTGGGGAGCTGAGAGTGGTTCTCCTCACCAACGACCAAGCCAACAAGGAGAAAGCCACGGAGGATGGGCTGCTGGCCTACAGAT GTGAGGAATACATTAAAAGCCTGATCGGCAATCCAGAGCTTGTAGACAGACTGGCGCTGACGTCCAACGAACAG aacgAGATCACCGGCGGGAGGGTCCTGTTCCCTGAGCACCTGCCTCTGTCCAGGATCCAAACGGGCATCAAAAACGGCACTTTCCTGCAGGGGACGTTCCGTGCCAACAGGGACAACTACCTGGAGGCCACCGTGTTCGTCCATGGAGAAGGCGAGGATGGCACAGAG GTTCTGCTCCAGGGCCTCCAGAACCTGAACCGAGCCGTTCACCAGGACATTGTGGCAGTGGAGCTCTTCCCCAGGGAGCGCTGGGCTGCCCCTTCTGCTGCGGTGCTGGAGGACGACCATGCCAACGACGAAGATGCcgaggaggaagaggcagagaag TTGGAGAGTCCTGCATTGGAGACCAGCATGCTAAAGCCCACTGGCAGGGTGGTGGGGATTATTAAGAGGAACTGGCGGCCCTTCTGTGGGATGCTCACACAGTCGCAAATCAAAGAG GCCACCAGGCACCTGTTCACCCCGGCAGACCGCCACATCCCCCGCATCCGCATCGAGACACGCCAGGCCTCCGCCCTGGTGGGCCACAGGATCATCGTCGCCATCGACGGATGGCCCCGGAACTCCAGATACCCCAAC GGTCACTTTGTGAGGAATCTGGGAGGAGCCGGAGACAAAGAGACGGAGACCGAGGTGCTGCTTCTAGAACACGACGTTCCTCACCAGCCCTTCTCAAAGGCTGTGCTCAGCTTCCTGCCCAGAATGCCCTGGGCCATTACTGAGGAG GATCTGAAAGTGAGGGCGGATCTGAGACACCTGTGCGTGTGCAGCGTAGACCCTCCTGGCTGCACAGACATCGACGACGCCTTACACTGTCGGGAGCTGGACAACGGAAACctagag GTCGGTGTCCATATAGCAGATGTCAGCCATTTTATTCGCCCAGGAAACGCGTTAGACCAGGAAGCTGCCAACAGAGGCACCACAGTCTACCTGTGTGGGAAG AGGATTGACATGGTCCCGGAGCTCCTCAGCTCTGACCTTTGTTCTCTTCGCTCCAATGTGGACAG GTTAGCCTTCTCCTGTGTTTGGGAGATGAACCGCAATGCTGAAATAATCAGGACTCACTTCACAAAGAGTGTCATCAATTCCAAG GCCTCTCTGACCTACGCCGAAGCTCAGATGAGAATCGATGATGCAACCATGAACGATGACATCACCAATAGCCTCCGTGGTCTAAATGCACTGGCCAAGATTTTAAAGGGCCGGCGAATTGAGAAAGG GGCTCTGACTCTCTCCTCCCCAGAAGTCCGCTTCCACATGGACAGTGAAACCCACGACCCCATAGACCTCCAGACCAAGGAGCTGAA AGACACCAACTCCATGGTGGAAGAGTTCATGTTGCTGGCTAACATCTCCGTAGCCCAGAAGATCTATGAGGAGTTCTCAGAGTGCGCTTTGCTCCGGAAACACCCTGCCCCTCCCCTGTCCAACTACGACATCCTCGTTAAAGCCGCCAAGTCTAGG GATCTGGAGATCCACACGGACTCGGCCAAGGCGCTGGCCGACTCGCTGAACGCGGCGGTGCTGGGAGGCTTCCCCTACTTCAACACCCTGCTGCGCATCCTGGCCACGCGCTGCATGATGCAGGCCATCTACTTCTGCTCCGGAATGGACAGCGACTTCCGCCACTACGGACTGGCCTCGCCCATCTACACGCACTTCACCTCGCCAATCAGGAG GTACTCTGATATCATAGTGCACCGGCTGCTGGCAGTGGCCATCAATGCGGACGGCACCTACCCAGACCTGATGGACAAGCACAAGCAGTCCACCCTGTGCAACAACCTCAACTACAGGCACAAAATGGCGCAGTACGCACAGAGGGCGTCGGTGGCCTTCCACACACAG CTCTTCTTCAAGAACAAAGGCATCCTGAACGAAGAAGGCTTCATCCTCTTCGTGAGGAAGAAcgccatcatcatcctcattgcTAAGTTTGGCCTGGAGGGCACGGTGTTCTTCAAGAACAAGGGCAAACCGGGACCGAAGCTCAGCTTCGACTCCGAG GGTCCAAGCCTGACCGTGGAGGATCAGCACACCTTCCACATGTTCGACAAGGTCAAAGTGACCGTCACCCTGGATGCCTCCAACATCCAGCACCAGAAGATCAGGATGGCCCTGGTGGAGCCTGTG ATCGCCGGTGTCAGTGTGGCGTGGCCAGAGCCAGCAGCAAAGAAACCCAAACTGGATCGCTGA
- the bora gene encoding protein aurora borealis, whose translation MGDIAERQITADTPGSPAVLNPFESPTDYHHLHEPLVRSPSVFKCSKASSATPAKFKWSIDEMSNLLPVHIDPEDIHRQALYLSQSRMDSEVEEKRQIAIEQFFTKGAIVPSPWGPPESKQSVQLHHKKSSLTPLVMEEPKKINATCQTVLSLPVDFDLEKVLGTHYRSEEVSEQVQESLSSSSLRRKLFLDGRSSGSESSAPPSPDRESPAGKATMSSLAIVSPLKCGIAAITPSSGQFSSSPIQDQCRAYSLGSVASPMFPERSSPVFKSPTVSPILQPPLTPLSGERKRLSFLSPDCLPSGNRSMAVNRCGESPYVEGCSPIHSCSPLHRRPRTGACTWASPAHISPILHPDDQDKEKVHSGEPLPSMDLDTCSPAPHTPHQGLRPGHRDGCNSLSDLERMEQGETVEGNVEVRMGKGRREAAEEVEEMAEFLPEDDPASPARLAGSRAGGASRAESTRMFVSLLTEGSLTPYDVSMQVDSGYNTNSTCATSLMDGISSESKELQEPHTAAEEGLGYTKHTKSKLVTPLH comes from the exons ATGGGAGACATAGCCGAGCGTCAGATAACGGCCGACACTCCGGGAAGCCCGGCCGTCCTCAACCCTTTCGAGAGCCCCACTGACTACCATCACTTACACGAACCTCTCGTACGCAGTCCGTCTGTGTTCAAGTGCTCGAAGGCTTCTTCAGCT acaCCTGCAAAATTCAAGTGGTCAATCGACGAAATGTCAAACCTCCTGCCAGTGCACATAGACCCCGAAGATATTCATCGCCAGGCTTTGTATCTGAGTCAGTCCAG AATGGACTCTGAAGTTGAGGAAAAACGTCAAATTGCTATTGAACAG TTTTTCACTAAAGGTGCAATAGTTCCTTCACCGTGGGGACCACCAGAAAGTAAACAATCTGTACAGCTTCACCACAAGAAGA GTTCCTTGACCCCGCTTGTAATGGAGGAACCCAAGAAAATCAATG CAACGTGTCAGACAGTCCTGTCTTTACCTGTGGACTTCGATCTTGAAAAAGTATTAG GTACACACTACCGGTCCGAGGAGGTCTCTGAGCAGGTGCAGGAGAGcctcagctcctcctccctGAGACGGAAGCTCTTCCTGGATGGGCGCAGCAGTGGCTCAGAGTCCTCCGCTCCTCCCAGCCCAGACAGGGAATCCCCAGCCGGCAAAGCCACGATGTCGTCGCTGGCCATCGTCTCGCCACTGAAGTGTGGAATCGCCGCCATCACGCCTTCATCT GGCCAGTTCTCGTCCAGTCCTATCCAGGACCAGTGTCGCGCTTACAGCCTAGGAAGTGTGGCCAGCCCCATGTTTCCGGAAAGGTCTTCTCCAGTGTTTAAATCTCCCACAGTGTCCCCCATCCTTCAGCCTCCTCTCACACCTCTGTCAG GCGAGAGGAAGAGGCTGTCCTTCCTGTCTCCTGACTGTCTGCCTTCAGGGAACCGCAGCATGGCTGTTAACCGCTGTGGCGAGAGCCCGTACGTGGAGGGCTGCTCTCCGATCCATAGCTGCTCCCCCCTCCACCGCCGCCCGCGGACCGGAGCTTGCACCTGGGCTTCACCCGCTCACATCTCCCCCATCCTGCACCCAGATGACCAGGACAAGGAGAAGGTCCACTCAGGGGAGCCCTTACCCAGCATGGACCTGGACACCTGCTCGCCAGcacctcacactcctcaccaGGGCCTCCGCCCGGGGCACAGAGATGGCTGCAACTCCCTGTCTGACCTGGAGCGGATGGAGCAGGGCGAGACGGTGGAGGGCAACGTGGAGGTCCGCATGGGCAAAGGGCGACGCGAGGCTgctgaggaggtggaggaaatgGCAGAGTTCCTTCCCGAGGACGACCCGGCGTCCCCGGCACGGCTCGCTGGCTCCCGCGCTGGCGGTGCATCACGGGCGGAGAGCACACGCATGTTTGTGTCCCTGCTGACGGAAGGGAGCCTCACGCCATATGACGTCAGCATGCAG GTGGACAGCGGCTATAACACGAACTCCACGTGCGCTACCAGCCTAATGGATGGCATCAGCTCAGAAAGCAAAGAGCTGCAGGAGCCACACACGGCCGCAGAGGAGGGACTCGGttacactaaacacactaagtcaaag CTCGTAACACCCCTCCACTGA
- the mzt1 gene encoding mitotic-spindle organizing protein 1: MASAASTNMNAVRDTMDVLLEISRLLNTGLDMESLSICVRLCEQGINPEALSSVIKELRRASDTLRASENSTSQG, translated from the exons ATGGCGAGTGCCGCGAGCACAAACATGAACGCTGTCCGGGACACGATGGATG TTCTGCTGGAGATCTCCAGACTCCTCAACACCGGGCTGGACATGGAGTCTCTGTCCATATGCGTCCGTCTGTGTGAGCAGGGCATCAACCCCGAAGCCCTTTCATCAGTCATTAAGGAGTTACGCAGAGCCTCGGACACGCTCAGG GCCTCTGAAAACAGTACGAGCCAAGGATAG